One window of the Devosia sp. 2618 genome contains the following:
- a CDS encoding ribonucleotide-diphosphate reductase subunit beta — protein sequence MSLDWTSDTPKPAAAPATTDARIDPTGGRVSVDDKAMINCRADVNQLLPLKYKWAWEKYLNGCNNHWMPTEVSMQADIALWKSKDGLTDDERHTLKRNLGFFAASESLVANNIVLAIYRHLTNPECRQYLLRQAFEEAVHTHTFQYIVESLGLDEGELFNMYREVPSITDKAAWALNFTQHLDDPDFTTGTPETDRAFVRDLIAFYVIFEGMWFYTGFAQILSLGRRNKMVGIAEQYQYILRDESIHLNFGIDVINQIKAENPHVWTAEFQTEVREMIQKAAELEAAYSRDTMPRGFLGLNAALCEQYMHFIANRRCAQLGLSPVFPETENPFPWMSEAMDLKKEKNFFETRVIEYQNGGALSWD from the coding sequence ATGTCCCTCGACTGGACCTCCGACACGCCAAAACCCGCCGCCGCTCCGGCAACCACCGATGCCCGCATCGATCCAACCGGCGGCCGCGTTTCCGTTGATGACAAGGCGATGATCAACTGCCGCGCCGACGTGAACCAGTTGCTGCCGCTCAAATACAAATGGGCCTGGGAAAAGTACCTCAATGGCTGCAACAACCACTGGATGCCGACCGAAGTCTCCATGCAGGCCGACATCGCCCTGTGGAAGTCCAAGGACGGCCTGACCGACGACGAGCGTCACACGCTCAAGCGCAATCTGGGGTTCTTCGCCGCCTCGGAAAGCCTTGTGGCCAACAACATTGTGCTGGCGATCTACCGGCACCTGACCAATCCCGAATGCCGGCAATATCTGTTGCGCCAGGCTTTCGAGGAGGCCGTGCATACCCACACCTTCCAGTACATCGTGGAAAGTCTCGGGCTCGACGAGGGCGAGCTGTTCAACATGTATCGCGAAGTGCCCTCGATCACCGACAAGGCGGCCTGGGCGCTGAACTTCACCCAGCACCTCGATGATCCCGATTTCACCACCGGCACGCCCGAAACCGACCGAGCCTTCGTGCGCGACCTGATCGCGTTCTACGTGATTTTTGAGGGCATGTGGTTCTACACCGGCTTTGCGCAGATCTTGTCGTTGGGCCGCCGCAACAAGATGGTCGGTATTGCCGAGCAGTACCAATACATCCTGCGCGACGAGAGCATTCACCTCAACTTCGGCATCGACGTCATCAACCAGATCAAGGCGGAAAATCCCCATGTCTGGACGGCCGAGTTCCAGACCGAAGTGCGCGAGATGATCCAGAAGGCGGCCGAGCTGGAAGCTGCCTATAGCCGCGACACCATGCCGAGGGGCTTCCTCGGGCTCAACGCGGCGCTGTGCGAGCAATATATGCACTTCATCGCCAACCGCCGCTGCGCCCAGCTGGGTCTATCGCCGGTCTTCCCGGAAACCGAGAATCCATTCCCATGGATGAGCGAGGCGATGGACCTCAAAAAGGAAAAGAACTTCTTTGAAACCCGCGTCATCGAATACCAGAACGGCGGCGCGCTGAGCTGGGACTAA
- a CDS encoding ribonucleoside-diphosphate reductase subunit alpha, with product MTELDIASRADDGVAPAYHDADDRRVAAEPGFSLIKRNGRSVPFDSSKIGVALTKAFLAVEGNKAAASRRVHEIVEQLTTEVVTALTRRAKDGRVFHIEDVQDQVELALMRGEHQKVARSYVLYREEHARARAAATKPVETSATSLTMTLDNGSRVPLDEARLATVVTEACAGLEGAQPEVILEETRRNLYDGISLDELALAPILAARTLVETEPSYAFVSARLLLDKLRREALSYVSGRTELATQADMATRYAEYFPQYLAKGIAAELIDPELARFDVARIAAAIKPERDTQFQYLGLQTLYDRYFLHVDRAVFELPQAFFMRVAMGLAIREIDREARAIEFYNLLSSFNFMASTPTLFNSGTLRPQLSSCFLTTVADDLDGIFKAVKDNALLAKYSGGLGNDWTPVRGLGAHIKGTNGESQGVVPFLKVANDTAIAVNQGGKRKGAVCAYLETWHVDIEEFLDLRKNTGDDRRRTHDMNTANWVPDLFMERVEAGADWTLFSPDEAPDLHDLYGPAFKAAYEGYEAKAAAGQLKVFRTVKALDLWRKMLTMIFETGHPWVTFKDPCNIRSPQQHVGVVHSSNLCTEITLNTSKDEVAVCNLGSINLLAHIGPNGLDLDQLKRTVDTAMRMLDNVVDINFYTIPEARKSNLRHRPVGLGLMGFADALQAQGLAYSSDAAVEFADSSMEAISYFAISASADLAEERGAYASFNGSLWSQGVLPIDSQELLARTRSEINIDRTQRLDWDTLRQRVKTVGMRNSNTMAIAPTATISNICGVSQSIEPGYQNLYVKSNMSGDFTVVNAQLVRDLKARGLWDAVMISDLKYFDGSVGQIDRVPADLKAIYATAFEMDSAWIIAAASRRQKWIDQAQSLNLYLANPSGKALDNLYRSAWKAGLKTTYYLRSRSATHVEKSTLKGTDGKLNAVAVSAPVIAAPVAQVVEAAPVRTGLVMPVIDGPACLIDDPDCEACQ from the coding sequence ATGACTGAACTCGATATTGCAAGCCGTGCCGACGATGGTGTCGCACCCGCCTATCACGACGCCGACGACCGCCGTGTCGCCGCCGAGCCCGGCTTCTCGCTGATCAAGCGCAATGGCCGCAGCGTCCCCTTTGACTCTTCCAAGATCGGCGTGGCGCTGACCAAGGCGTTTCTGGCCGTGGAAGGCAACAAGGCCGCCGCATCGCGCCGCGTGCACGAGATCGTCGAACAGCTGACCACCGAAGTCGTGACCGCTTTGACCCGCCGCGCCAAGGATGGCCGCGTTTTTCACATCGAAGACGTGCAGGACCAGGTCGAGCTGGCGCTGATGCGCGGCGAGCACCAGAAGGTTGCGCGCTCCTATGTGCTCTATCGCGAAGAACATGCCCGCGCTCGCGCTGCTGCCACCAAGCCCGTCGAAACCAGCGCCACCAGCCTGACCATGACGCTCGACAATGGTAGCCGCGTGCCGCTCGATGAAGCGCGTCTGGCCACCGTCGTCACCGAAGCCTGTGCCGGCCTTGAAGGCGCGCAGCCCGAAGTCATCCTCGAAGAAACCCGCCGCAATCTCTATGACGGCATTTCGCTCGACGAGCTGGCGCTGGCGCCGATCTTGGCCGCCCGCACGCTGGTCGAAACCGAGCCAAGCTATGCGTTCGTTTCGGCGCGCCTGCTGCTGGACAAGCTGCGCCGCGAAGCGCTGAGCTATGTCTCGGGCCGCACCGAACTGGCAACTCAGGCCGACATGGCGACCCGCTATGCCGAATACTTCCCGCAATACCTGGCCAAGGGCATTGCAGCCGAACTGATCGACCCCGAACTGGCCCGCTTCGACGTGGCGCGCATCGCCGCCGCCATCAAGCCGGAGCGCGACACCCAGTTCCAGTATCTGGGCCTCCAGACGCTCTATGACCGCTATTTCCTGCATGTCGACCGGGCGGTGTTCGAGCTGCCGCAGGCCTTCTTCATGCGCGTCGCCATGGGCCTCGCCATCCGAGAAATCGACCGCGAAGCGCGCGCCATCGAGTTCTACAACCTGCTGTCGAGCTTCAACTTCATGGCCTCGACGCCAACGCTGTTCAACTCGGGCACGCTGCGCCCGCAGCTGAGCTCCTGCTTCCTGACGACGGTGGCCGACGACCTCGACGGCATCTTCAAGGCGGTCAAGGACAACGCCCTGCTGGCAAAATATTCCGGCGGTCTGGGCAATGACTGGACGCCCGTGCGCGGCCTCGGCGCCCACATCAAGGGCACCAACGGCGAGAGCCAGGGCGTCGTACCCTTCCTCAAGGTTGCCAACGACACCGCCATCGCCGTCAATCAGGGCGGCAAGCGCAAGGGCGCGGTCTGCGCCTATCTCGAAACCTGGCATGTCGACATCGAAGAATTCCTCGACCTGCGCAAGAATACCGGTGACGACCGCCGCCGCACCCACGACATGAACACCGCCAACTGGGTGCCGGACCTGTTCATGGAGCGCGTCGAAGCGGGTGCCGACTGGACCCTGTTCTCCCCCGACGAAGCGCCGGACCTGCACGACCTTTATGGTCCAGCGTTCAAGGCGGCCTACGAAGGCTACGAGGCCAAGGCCGCTGCCGGCCAGCTCAAGGTGTTCCGCACCGTCAAGGCGCTCGATCTGTGGCGCAAGATGCTGACCATGATCTTTGAAACCGGCCACCCCTGGGTGACCTTCAAGGACCCCTGCAATATCCGCTCGCCACAGCAGCATGTCGGCGTCGTGCACTCGTCCAATCTCTGCACCGAAATCACCCTCAACACGTCCAAGGACGAGGTTGCCGTGTGCAATCTCGGCTCGATCAACCTGCTCGCCCATATCGGGCCGAACGGGCTCGATCTCGATCAGCTCAAGCGCACCGTCGATACGGCCATGCGCATGCTCGACAACGTGGTGGACATCAATTTCTACACCATCCCGGAGGCCCGCAAATCCAACCTCCGTCACCGTCCGGTCGGCCTCGGCCTGATGGGCTTTGCCGATGCGCTGCAGGCGCAGGGCCTGGCCTACTCTTCGGACGCAGCAGTGGAATTTGCCGATAGCTCGATGGAAGCGATCAGCTATTTCGCCATCTCGGCCTCGGCTGATCTGGCCGAAGAGCGCGGTGCTTACGCATCGTTCAACGGCTCGCTGTGGAGCCAGGGCGTGCTGCCCATCGACAGCCAGGAATTGCTGGCCCGGACGCGTAGCGAGATCAATATTGACCGCACCCAGCGGCTCGATTGGGACACGCTGCGCCAGCGCGTCAAAACCGTCGGCATGCGCAATTCCAACACGATGGCGATTGCCCCGACCGCGACGATTTCCAACATCTGCGGCGTCAGCCAGTCGATCGAGCCCGGCTATCAGAACCTCTATGTGAAATCGAACATGTCTGGCGACTTCACCGTGGTGAACGCCCAACTGGTGCGCGATCTCAAGGCGCGTGGCCTGTGGGACGCTGTGATGATCTCGGACCTCAAATATTTCGACGGTTCGGTCGGCCAGATCGACCGGGTGCCGGCTGACCTCAAGGCCATCTACGCCACGGCCTTCGAAATGGACTCTGCCTGGATCATCGCTGCCGCCTCGCGCCGCCAGAAATGGATCGATCAGGCGCAGTCGCTCAACCTCTACCTCGCCAATCCATCGGGCAAGGCGCTGGACAATCTCTATCGTTCGGCCTGGAAAGCGGGCCTCAAGACGACCTATTACCTGCGCTCGCGCTCGGCGACGCATGTGGAGAAGTCGACGCTCAAGGGCACGGACGGCAAGCTCAATGCGGTAGCGGTTTCGGCGCCCGTGATCGCGGCGCCGGTTGCTCAGGTCGTTGAGGCAGCACCGGTGCGGACCGGGCTGGTCATGCCGGTGATCGATGGTCCGGCTTGCCTGATCGACGATCCAGATTGCGAAGCCTGCCAGTAA
- the metE gene encoding 5-methyltetrahydropteroyltriglutamate--homocysteine S-methyltransferase has product MTRSANLGFPRIGAHRELKKALESYWKGETDAVALEATAAQLRARHWQLQHQAGIDIIPSNDFSFYDHMLDMTAALGAIPPRFAGIDNPLALYFAMARGTKDAPAMEMTKWFDTNYHYIVPEFHAGQRFVLSTRKALDQYSEAKALGIETRPVIVGPVTWLSLGKTKDEGLDPLSLLDAVLPAYVDLLAALKAEGTQWVQIDEPILVLDLSPAQRDALSRAYAALAPVAPKIMLATYFGALLDNTELAATLPVAGLHIDLVRAPEQLPVVLKALPADKVLSVGVIDGRNIWRADLDAAFALVSKAWDAVGPDRLEIAPSCSLLHTPVDLDGETELDAELLSWLAFAKQKLAEVSALSLAMQKGKGAAKAAFDASAAAIAAHRNSPRIHQPAVKARAAEAIDLARQSPFPSRRQQQRSRYNLPAFPTTTIGSFPQTAEVREQRSAFKKGRIDEATYNAFLEAETERAVRIQERLDIDVLVHGEFERNDMVEYFGEQLDGFAFTKNGWVQSYGSRCVKPPVIYGDVSRPAPMTVRWSAYAASLTDRPMKGMLTGPVTILQWSFVRVDQSRSETCRQIALAIRDEVIDLEAAGIGMIQIDEPALREGLPLRNADWVIYLRWAVDCFRASASGVGDATQIHTHMCYAEFNDIMPAIAEMDADVISIETSRSDMELLHAFRDFKYPNEIGPGVWDIHSPRVPSQGDMEALMRKAAEGIPADQLWVNPDCGLKTRGWPEVEASLTNLVATAKALRAS; this is encoded by the coding sequence ATGACCAGATCCGCCAATCTCGGCTTTCCGCGCATCGGCGCACATCGCGAACTCAAAAAGGCCCTCGAATCCTACTGGAAGGGCGAAACCGACGCCGTGGCGCTTGAGGCCACCGCCGCCCAGTTGCGCGCCCGCCACTGGCAGCTGCAGCATCAGGCCGGGATCGACATCATCCCTTCCAATGATTTCTCGTTCTACGACCACATGCTCGACATGACCGCAGCGCTCGGCGCCATCCCGCCGCGCTTTGCCGGTATAGACAATCCACTGGCGCTCTATTTCGCCATGGCGCGCGGTACCAAGGATGCGCCGGCGATGGAAATGACCAAGTGGTTCGACACCAACTACCACTACATCGTGCCCGAATTTCACGCCGGTCAGCGCTTTGTGCTGTCGACCCGCAAGGCGCTGGATCAGTACAGCGAAGCCAAGGCGCTCGGCATCGAGACCCGCCCGGTCATCGTCGGCCCCGTCACGTGGCTGAGCCTGGGCAAAACCAAGGATGAAGGGCTCGATCCGCTGTCCCTGCTCGACGCAGTCCTGCCCGCCTATGTCGACCTGCTCGCCGCACTCAAGGCCGAGGGCACCCAATGGGTGCAGATCGACGAGCCAATCCTAGTGCTCGATCTCAGCCCTGCCCAGCGCGACGCCCTGAGCCGTGCCTACGCGGCGCTCGCGCCCGTCGCGCCCAAGATTATGCTCGCGACTTACTTCGGCGCCCTGCTCGACAATACCGAGCTGGCCGCCACCCTGCCTGTCGCCGGCCTGCATATCGACCTCGTCCGCGCCCCCGAACAATTGCCTGTGGTGCTCAAGGCTCTACCTGCCGACAAGGTCCTGTCGGTTGGCGTGATCGATGGCCGCAATATCTGGCGCGCCGATCTCGATGCTGCCTTTGCCTTGGTATCGAAAGCCTGGGATGCGGTGGGGCCGGATCGGCTGGAAATTGCGCCATCCTGTTCGCTGCTGCACACCCCGGTCGATCTCGACGGCGAGACCGAACTGGATGCTGAGCTGCTGTCCTGGCTTGCCTTTGCCAAGCAGAAGCTGGCCGAAGTCTCAGCCCTCAGTCTTGCCATGCAAAAGGGCAAGGGCGCGGCCAAGGCGGCGTTCGATGCAAGCGCCGCCGCCATTGCCGCCCACCGCAATTCGCCCCGCATTCATCAGCCAGCGGTCAAGGCTCGCGCCGCCGAGGCCATCGATCTGGCGCGACAGTCTCCGTTCCCCAGCCGGCGCCAACAGCAGCGCTCGCGCTACAACCTGCCCGCCTTCCCGACCACGACCATCGGCTCCTTCCCCCAGACCGCCGAGGTGCGCGAACAGCGTTCGGCCTTCAAGAAGGGCCGGATCGACGAAGCGACCTATAACGCCTTCCTCGAAGCTGAGACCGAACGCGCCGTGCGCATTCAGGAACGGCTCGATATCGACGTGCTGGTGCATGGCGAGTTCGAGCGCAATGACATGGTGGAGTATTTCGGCGAACAGCTCGATGGCTTTGCCTTTACCAAAAATGGCTGGGTGCAGTCCTATGGCTCGCGCTGCGTCAAGCCACCGGTCATCTATGGTGATGTGAGCCGTCCTGCCCCGATGACCGTGCGCTGGTCGGCCTATGCCGCCTCGCTCACCGACCGACCAATGAAGGGCATGCTGACCGGTCCGGTGACCATTCTGCAATGGAGCTTTGTACGCGTCGACCAGTCGCGCTCGGAAACCTGCCGCCAGATCGCCTTGGCCATACGCGACGAGGTGATCGATCTCGAAGCGGCCGGCATCGGCATGATCCAGATCGATGAGCCCGCTCTGCGCGAAGGCCTGCCGCTGCGCAACGCCGATTGGGTCATCTATCTGCGCTGGGCCGTCGACTGCTTCCGGGCGTCGGCCTCAGGGGTCGGCGATGCGACGCAGATCCACACTCATATGTGCTATGCCGAGTTCAACGACATCATGCCCGCCATCGCCGAAATGGATGCGGACGTGATCTCCATCGAGACCTCGCGGTCCGACATGGAACTGCTGCATGCCTTCCGCGACTTCAAATATCCCAACGAGATCGGCCCCGGCGTCTGGGACATCCACTCGCCCCGCGTCCCCAGCCAAGGCGACATGGAGGCCCTGATGCGCAAAGCCGCCGAAGGCATCCCTGCCGATCAGCTTTGGGTCAATCCGGATTGTGGTCTAAAAACCCGCGGCTGGCCGGAAGTCGAAGCGTCGCTGACCAATCTGGTGGCCACTGCGAAGGCCTTGCGCGCATCGTAG
- a CDS encoding spermidine synthase: MPVKPWTLLDTVSVPGGEADLRLMRRGTEFSIMAGATSLMNSRMSGSEEALASLSWERISKQPKPHMLIGGLGMGFTLRAAQALLPADAKITVAELVPAVVAWARGPMAEVFGESLSDPRVTIREADVGAVLNGEKLFDAILLDVDNGPEGLTRDSNDKLYTVSGLRRTLRALRDGGVLAVWSSHTSAPFTKRLVTAGFAVEEVPVRARGKSGGERHHIWLARKA, translated from the coding sequence ATGCCGGTCAAACCCTGGACACTCCTCGATACCGTCAGCGTGCCCGGTGGCGAAGCCGACCTGCGCCTGATGCGGCGCGGCACCGAGTTTTCCATCATGGCGGGGGCAACCTCGCTGATGAACAGCCGCATGAGCGGCTCCGAGGAAGCGCTGGCCAGCCTCTCCTGGGAGCGGATCAGCAAGCAGCCCAAGCCGCATATGCTGATCGGCGGGCTCGGCATGGGCTTTACCCTGCGCGCGGCACAGGCCCTGTTGCCGGCCGATGCGAAGATTACCGTGGCCGAACTGGTACCGGCGGTCGTGGCCTGGGCGCGTGGCCCGATGGCCGAAGTGTTCGGCGAAAGCCTCTCCGACCCACGGGTGACGATTCGCGAGGCCGATGTGGGCGCCGTGCTGAATGGCGAAAAGCTGTTCGACGCCATCCTGCTCGATGTTGATAACGGCCCTGAGGGGCTGACACGCGATTCCAACGACAAGCTCTATACGGTGTCCGGCCTGCGCCGCACGCTGCGGGCACTGCGCGATGGCGGTGTGCTGGCGGTATGGTCGTCCCATACCAGCGCGCCGTTCACCAAGCGGTTGGTGACGGCGGGTTTTGCGGTGGAAGAAGTGCCGGTGCGGGCGCGTGGCAAAAGCGGTGGCGAGCGGCACCATATCTGGCTGGCGCGCAAGGCTTAA
- a CDS encoding biotin transporter BioY, giving the protein MAVTLTTPNTLLGVFQPKGEAAKLASNLATVVLGTLLITLCAKINVPVWPVPVTLQSFAIVALTAAFGLRIGVATVALYLLEGALGLPVFATGGGLAYLVGPTGGFLLGFLVLAAIVGYAADKGASAKPLTLFAAMVFGEAVLLALGFVWLLALSGNAGWIDQNNVVASAWAGAVQPFIVWDILKMALAALTVSGAWSLFGKR; this is encoded by the coding sequence ATGGCAGTGACTTTGACCACGCCCAATACGCTGCTCGGCGTTTTCCAGCCCAAGGGCGAGGCAGCCAAGCTGGCATCCAATCTCGCAACTGTCGTACTCGGCACGCTGCTCATCACTCTCTGCGCCAAGATCAACGTGCCGGTCTGGCCCGTTCCAGTTACTCTGCAGAGCTTCGCCATTGTTGCGCTTACGGCCGCTTTCGGTCTCCGCATCGGTGTTGCCACTGTCGCTCTTTACCTGCTTGAAGGCGCGCTCGGCCTGCCAGTGTTCGCCACTGGCGGCGGTCTTGCTTACCTCGTCGGCCCGACCGGCGGCTTCCTGCTCGGCTTCCTCGTGCTGGCTGCCATCGTTGGCTACGCTGCCGACAAGGGCGCTTCGGCCAAGCCACTGACCCTGTTTGCTGCCATGGTATTCGGCGAAGCTGTGCTGCTGGCACTGGGCTTTGTCTGGCTGCTGGCCCTGTCGGGAAATGCTGGCTGGATCGACCAGAACAACGTCGTCGCGTCCGCATGGGCCGGTGCCGTACAGCCATTCATCGTTTGGGACATCCTCAAGATGGCTCTGGCTGCGCTGACCGTTTCGGGCGCCTGGAGCCTGTTCGGCAAGCGCTGA
- a CDS encoding MBL fold metallo-hydrolase, translated as MADGITRITAPNASAYTYTGTNSFLLGHERLALVDPGPEDADHSAALIRAIAGRPVDSIILSHTHRDHSAAAAEMARTLNAPLWFGGPHRLSRPLRRFERNPIRSSCDWDLVPDRVLVDGETITAGDIDIIVRTTPGHCANHLAFGIGDDLLSGDHVMGWNSTLVSVPDGSMADYFASLDKVIALPYRRYIPAHGGPIVDGPTYATALREHRQLRNSQVLAAIGNGAHTVPAIVRAIYPKQSLAVRMAARMTITAHVEYLESLGSLTVARGLPGTRITLS; from the coding sequence GTGGCCGATGGCATAACGCGCATCACCGCCCCCAATGCCAGCGCCTATACCTATACCGGCACCAACAGCTTTTTGCTGGGACATGAGCGCCTTGCGCTCGTCGATCCCGGCCCTGAAGACGCAGACCACAGCGCCGCTCTCATCCGCGCCATTGCGGGGCGACCGGTCGATTCCATCATCTTGTCGCATACCCATCGCGACCATAGCGCCGCCGCTGCCGAGATGGCCCGCACGCTGAACGCCCCCCTCTGGTTTGGCGGTCCGCACCGCCTGTCGCGGCCACTGCGGCGATTCGAACGCAACCCGATCCGCTCATCATGCGACTGGGATCTGGTGCCGGACCGGGTGCTGGTGGATGGTGAAACCATCACGGCCGGCGATATCGACATTATCGTTCGCACCACGCCGGGCCATTGCGCCAATCATCTGGCCTTCGGCATCGGCGACGATCTGCTGAGCGGCGATCACGTCATGGGCTGGAATTCAACGCTGGTATCGGTGCCCGATGGCTCGATGGCCGACTATTTCGCCTCGCTCGACAAGGTCATCGCCCTGCCCTATCGCCGCTATATCCCTGCGCATGGCGGGCCGATTGTCGATGGTCCAACCTATGCCACCGCCCTGCGCGAGCACCGCCAGTTGCGCAACAGCCAGGTGCTGGCCGCCATCGGCAATGGCGCCCACACCGTTCCAGCCATTGTGCGCGCGATCTATCCCAAGCAGTCGCTCGCCGTCCGCATGGCGGCGCGGATGACCATCACGGCACATGTGGAATACCTGGAAAGCCTTGGTTCCCTAACAGTCGCCCGTGGCCTGCCGGGCACGCGCATCACCCTTAGTTAG
- a CDS encoding DUF1499 domain-containing protein: MRIVIRTSRWAIWARRFGGVAVPLLVISVLLHHLRLITSDLFLVAVLSAGLVAALAVLAGIVALGRLWFSGDQGWSRALMGIVLGGLCLMPFAWYGNLALRYPAVTDIATADRGPMPLVFEPGTASMPTPKMLTSAQRAVIFPNVETRTYPLGLVPTFGIVRSLVASNGWDIKMLREPVEGLDVGQLNAQIVTLPGWREEVVVRVTGTATTAVVDMRSASLNALHDFGSNGTRITDFLAQLDDAVTTLLRDNPNANQPIDDDDDEPAPPAN; the protein is encoded by the coding sequence TTGCGCATAGTCATCAGAACATCGAGATGGGCCATCTGGGCGCGCCGGTTTGGCGGCGTGGCTGTGCCGCTGCTCGTCATTTCGGTGCTGCTGCATCATCTGCGCCTGATCACCAGCGACCTGTTTCTGGTGGCGGTACTGTCGGCCGGGCTTGTCGCGGCGCTGGCCGTTCTTGCCGGGATCGTGGCGCTGGGACGCCTGTGGTTTTCCGGCGATCAGGGGTGGAGCCGGGCGCTGATGGGGATCGTGCTGGGCGGCCTGTGCCTGATGCCCTTCGCCTGGTACGGCAATCTGGCGCTGCGCTATCCTGCCGTCACCGATATCGCGACGGCCGATCGGGGGCCGATGCCACTGGTGTTCGAGCCGGGCACGGCATCCATGCCGACACCCAAAATGCTGACCTCGGCCCAGCGCGCCGTGATTTTTCCCAATGTCGAAACCCGCACCTATCCGCTGGGGCTGGTGCCGACCTTTGGCATTGTACGTTCGCTGGTGGCAAGCAATGGCTGGGACATCAAGATGCTGCGCGAGCCGGTCGAGGGTTTGGATGTCGGTCAGCTCAACGCCCAGATCGTGACGCTGCCGGGCTGGCGCGAAGAGGTGGTCGTGCGGGTGACAGGTACGGCGACGACGGCGGTGGTCGATATGCGCTCGGCTTCGCTCAATGCGCTGCATGATTTCGGCTCGAACGGGACGCGCATCACCGATTTTCTGGCGCAGCTCGATGATGCCGTGACCACGCTGCTGCGCGATAATCCCAACGCCAATCAGCCCATAGACGACGATGATGACGAGCCCGCCCCGCCCGCTAACTAA
- the pdxH gene encoding pyridoxamine 5'-phosphate oxidase — MLQTLTERLFDDGDRADLDPFAVFEEWFAHAKEAEPNDPHAMALATADAAGLPDVRMVLLNRRDARGFCFFTNFESAKGNQLAVNPQAAMVMHWKSLRRQIRMRGPVEVVTAEEADAYFGSRPVGSQIASSASDQSRPLDSKQTLLNRVAALTAEVGEGPVVRPAHWSGYRLVPTSIEFWKDGEFRLHDRVRFERDGDGWVSDRLYP; from the coding sequence TTGCTCCAAACCCTGACCGAGCGGCTATTCGATGATGGCGACCGCGCCGATCTCGACCCCTTTGCCGTATTCGAAGAATGGTTCGCCCACGCCAAGGAAGCCGAGCCCAACGATCCGCACGCCATGGCGCTGGCCACGGCTGATGCGGCTGGCCTGCCTGACGTGCGCATGGTGCTGCTGAACCGGCGCGATGCCCGCGGCTTCTGCTTTTTCACCAATTTCGAAAGCGCCAAGGGCAACCAGCTGGCAGTCAATCCGCAGGCCGCGATGGTGATGCACTGGAAGTCGCTGCGCCGCCAAATTCGGATGCGTGGTCCGGTCGAGGTGGTGACGGCCGAAGAGGCAGATGCCTATTTCGGTAGCCGACCCGTGGGCAGCCAGATTGCATCCTCGGCCTCGGACCAGTCGCGCCCGCTTGATTCCAAGCAGACGCTGCTCAACCGGGTAGCGGCATTGACGGCGGAAGTCGGTGAGGGACCGGTGGTGCGTCCGGCGCACTGGTCCGGGTATCGGCTGGTGCCGACGAGCATCGAGTTCTGGAAAGACGGCGAGTTCCGGCTGCATGATCGCGTTCGGTTTGAGCGCGATGGCGATGGCTGGGTGAGTGATCGGTTGTATCCGTAG